A window of Miscanthus floridulus cultivar M001 chromosome 12, ASM1932011v1, whole genome shotgun sequence genomic DNA:
ATTCTTATATCTATTTCCTACTGTTAATTGTTAATTAAATATGAGATTTGTAAACATTACGGCTTATCCACTTTAAAAAGGAACACTCATGATGGAGACCTTTTTGTGTTCTTTTGTACATATCATTCTTAAATCTGAGTATCTGACTCCTACTGTTAATTGTTAACTAAATGTGGGAATTGTAAACATGACAGGTTCTGCACTTTAAAAAAGAATACGAATTACAGCTTATCCACTTTGAAAAAAGAACACCCATGATGGAGACATTTTTCTGTTCTTCTTTATATTATTCTTATATCTGATTCCTACTGTTACTTGTTAATTAAATATGAGATTTGTAAACATTACAGCTTATCCAGTTTAAAAAGGAACACTCATGATGGAGACCTTTTTGTGTACTTTTGCACATATCATTCTTAAATCTGACTCCTACTGTTAATTGTTAACTAAATGTGGGAATTGTAAACATGACAGGTTCTGCTCTTTAAAAAAGAATACGAATGATGGAGACCTTTTTGTGTTCTTTTGGAACAACCATTTCGGCATTATTTTCAAGGTATTATAATTTACCAATTGTAGGACTTGATATTCTAATATGTTAATATGCTGCtagaatttatttattttttgcccTTTAGGAAAATAGAACTCTTTACAGCCTTCAAACGGATGTGGGGTACCAAAATAGCAAGATTGCATGGCAGGTTTTTAATGATGTACGTGATTTAAAAATTCTGTGTTTCATTTGTCTTAGATTATATCTGTCCTAATTGTGTTTTGTTTTACGATTGAAAACAACTagcttaatggagatggggagtTTCTGAAGGAGGTATTGAGATTGTCAAATTTAGGAAAAAATGTTGATGTAAGGACTGCTCCTAAAGTACTTGGGAAGACTCAGGTTCCTCCAATTCCAAGTGTAACCATGAGTTCAAAATCAGTAGAAAAGACCCCTTTGCCTCATGGTCACTTCAAAACTCAATTTGCATCATTTTTCACTGGGAGTCAAGACAAGAAATTTGAGGATAAATTTCTTAAGTTTTTAGAAAGGTAAAGTCTTGGTTTTCTGTGGTTTCTAAATTACGTTGCCAAAAATATTACTAACATATTTACTGTTGTCAGCTACAAACAGAATGGCATTGTATATTATGAGCCAATTATCGCTGCCATGAAGGAGATGGGATGTCAGGAAATGTTTGTTTTTTACGAACATATTTATGCTTTTGATCCTAAATTTGCAAGATCTTTGTGCATGTGTTATGAGAGGTACTTCAACTTCCAAATTTATTATTCGCGTGCTATGGTAGCAATTATATcgtaatatatataaacatatttGTTTGCTTCAGGATTCGGAATAACCTGAGTAATGCACTCCAAACCTTTATTCGAGGGAATCTAGGTGATCCAGATTTTCATTCTGAATATCTAAGTGTTCGCATCTGTGATATGCCAAATCCTGAGAGGTAAGACTCGAGTCTGCGTTTTATTGAATATGACAACTTCTAATTAAGTCTGAATCAatgttttaaatagcgggctatcATATTTAGCGGTGAACTTCTCCAAAAGCTATAAAAAGCTATAGCGGGATATAGCAGAAGCTATTCATTTAGCGGTATTATAGAAAACATTCTTAGTGAACTATGCACGAAAATATTTAACTAGATAAAAATTTTATGAACACAAATACTCAAATACATGTTAAATATCTAGGAGTATATGTTTTAAATCCATTATATTGGAACCAGCGGCACATGTAGAATATCTAGGAAAATATGTTTTTAAGTCCATTATATTGGAACCAGTTGTTCCGAACAGTTGAGAGAGGGTGGAGAGAGCTCGGCTTTGGAGAGGGAACACACTGGGATTTTCAACAagtggaaatgagtgggaggtgAGTTCCCTTGCCTTCATGCCCTTGGGGCACTTATATAGGCAGTGGCTATTTACATGTGGCCCCTTGGATGGGTTGGATTTCATATGACACTACTCTGCCTACTAGTTGGGCCTTTTCTAGGGGAGACTTGGCCCATATACATCAAGGGCTCCCCCAACATTGCCCCGTCAAGCACTTTGGTGGGAGAGGCTTCACCAACACTTTAGCTTATACAATAACTCACTCACACCAATGCTTCGCGCGTGAGGGGTCTCAATATCATCTTCAGCCACCGCAATGACTAACCTTTGACTCTAACAGGTAGAGGGTCTTCTCCAAAATCTTCAACGTTAGCACTAACAATATATCATAGTCAATATCTTCAGTGACTACAACAACTTGCCTCTACCAAAACTTCGGCACAAGGGGCTTCCCTGACATCTTTAGGATCTACACCAACATTGCCTTCGTCAACACTTTTGGCAGGAGGGCTTTTACCAACATCTTCGACATCCACCACAAATTGCCTCCACCAAAACTTTGGCATAAGGGGCTTCGCCAACATCTTTGGTAACTATGACGGCTCGTCTTCACCAGCACTTTGGTAGGAGGGGATTCACTATTATCTTTGGCTGCTATAATGGCTCAAGAGCTAGGGGAGTATACTAGAGGACCCTACAATCCGTAGGGTGAAGTCTTTTGCCCAACGCTTATGAGAGATGATTTGGAGGCTTCACGGAAACCTTTAGCTATGACTACTATGACAACAACCATTTGTAAAGAAAAGACGTTTCTCCATGCAAAGCCTTAGACAAGAAGGTCTCAAAGGTGAAGATCTGCATGCCAAGAAGGTCGTAGAGATGAAGATCCATGCATTGAGAAGGTCCTAAAGGCAAAGATCTACACGTCAAGAAGGTCACGAAGGTAAAGACCTATGCATCAAGCGAACCTAACAATCCATGTCACAGAAGCGGTCGAGGAAGCCGAAGCTCGTATATGAAGATACCTCGGAGATTGACATAGAAGCACTTGGAGTCAGTAGCTTCCTAAGTTAGCACTTGTATAGGCTAGAGTCATGTACATGATCTTTTCTCCATGCCCATTTTCCCACAAGGTTTTGGGATGATGTTTTTAGTGAGGTGCACATGCATAGGTTGCAAAGGGAGATCCCCGCGACCAGAGTTTGAGTTCTATTTGCGTCTCTTCTACTATGGGCATCTATTAGGTCATGTTGTACCAACAATAACCTATTAGCtgaggggctactattgggggagCCCATGAGGTATGTGGGCTAAATATCCCCTAGAAGAGGTCCAACTAGTAGCTAGAGTAGTGTCATGTGAAATCCAACCCCACCAAAGGGGCCACATGTAAATAGCCATTACCTATATAAGTGCCCAAGGGCATAAGGGCAAGGGGCTTCACCTCCCACTCACTCATTTCCACTTGTTCCAAATCCTAGTGTGTCCCCTCTCCACCGCCGAGCTctcacctccctccctccctcctccatcTCTCTCTTCCAACATATTACTGAACATTTATCATATGGATCAACGTACTATTGTGATCAACACTCGACATTCAACAATTCAATAATTATTTAGTGGTTTATTACATCATTTAATGAGTAAAGAAcataaaggagagagagagagaggggcatAGATTATAGTCCTTTAGTCTAGACTAAAGAATTAATATCTATCTTGATCAGTATTAACGGTGTTAAATATATATCGCGACGAAACCAAATAGTGGTGTTTAGTGGAGCTAAAATGTCATTAGCGGAAATAGCGAAATAATTAGCAACAGCATAGCGGTAGATAGTCTGAAAAGCTATAGCGAAGCTATAACGAAGCTATAGCGGGCAATTATAAAACCATGGTCTGAATGCTTGATTGACTTTAAAagcttctaattaaatttgattaATCTTAACAGCTTTATGTTCACGTTATTCTATTTGTATAGGTGGATTCCAGCTAAAGCATTTTTTGGTTTACCCGGTTTTCATCCGGCTGAGGCCCACACCATCAAGTGCACTGACTATTCTCTAGAGGTTACAAATACTACCCCCATAGGGCGAATAGTTCTAACAAATCTTCTCATAAAGTTGTCAACAAACCACATGAATGACAGGAGTTGGAATGGAAAGTTTGCACTCGATCAGATTTTGGTTAATGACAAACTCCAAGTTGATATTGCTGCTCCATTTTGTTTGGAAACGACACCGAAGACGAGGCAACTTGAGTTGCTACTGATTTTCTTCCTGAATATGCCGTCAAAGAACAATTACCGGGTTTTTTCTTGCCTCTCGAGAAGTCTCTGAATGTCTACATTGATAATTTGAGATTTGGTGCAAGTATGTTGCAGAAGTTTCACAACTTTATAACTGCACATCCTGCTCTCAAGGCATTTTTGGTCAGGTTGGCAGTTATCGATGATATCTATACAGCGCATCAATCAATTTCTAGGATTACAAAGAGATTGCTTCAACAAATTCTGAATTGTGATATGAGGGATTGGAGGACACCGGTCATGAGTCCCAAAGTGACAACTGCTGCTTGTCATGTCCATAAAGTTGTTTATCAACACCACATCAATAAGGGAACTGCAGCAAATGAAGAAAAAAGTGATGTAAAGGAGTCAGCTGAAGAAAAGGGTGATGAAGATGAGGAACCTTTTCCTCCTACTTTGGAAGGGGGAATGATATACTTACGCCATGTCCGTCAGCATGGTGCTAAAGGAGGAATGGTGAGTCAATCCTGTAGCATCTTTTTCCTGCTTGAGCATTATATATATCCTTTGCAAAGCAGTCAAAACTAACACCATTTCATACTTAAAGTTTCACTCGTAAACCATCACTAAAGTAGAGATCAGATTTTGAATGTTATGACAACTGTCTAGACAGAGTTACTAACTCAGTGATCTCGTATCTGGGAGTAGTGATGTTGCATTACTTGATTATGTAGTTCAAAAATGGTTGCATCTGAATTCAATTTTGTAAAATTTAAAACGGTTAATACAAGAAATATGCTCAAGTGGCTTCAATTATGCAAACCTTGCACATGCAAATGCAAAATAGTTGTAATAGTTCAGATCGCATCCCCTTGTTCTGTTCCAAAAGTGGCAGCATAGATAGGTGATTTGACTCTATATTGTTTTATGCACTGTATGTAGTTCTACTAATCATGATGAAATATAATTTCATATGAAGGATGAAATGGTGGGCGCTCAACAGCTGAAAAAACTTTCTGATTTGGACTTGCTTAATGCACATGTCTTTGAAGATGTGTTGCCAACAATTTTGGAACAGCTGATACTATATGCGGATGATTTCATAGAGGAATATGGCCCGGAAGCATTTGATGAGCTTTCAAGATGGTAAGAATGTTTGATTTTCACAAACGATAATCTGAGGTGATTTCTTATACTAGTGGCCACGCATGTGCGACACACACGTGTCTATAAATTATCATTGTCCTCCCCATTACATCATGTAAAAGCTAGCAGAGTGGAAATCAAGTCAATATGTTAATTTCAAAACACATCATATTCGGTGCACAAgtcattaaaaaaaatatttgatcTATTGCCAAGTAACTGCAACAATACTAAGAGATAGTGCAAAAGGAATAAACAAATTATTCAACTGAAAATTGAGATTACAACTGTTAAAAATGTAACTTTTAAACAAAATACAGTATAAATTGTCACCATAAGCAACTAATTGTTATAGCCCCCACAGAACGTGATAATGAGTGGGGCTGCTTCACCAACCTGAGTGTTAGCATAGACACGTTATATAGTCTTGAGGCAGCCTACGTTCCTAGCACCTATTGTCAAGAAACAAAGTACAGAAGGATTACGGTACATAATTATTCTTTGAAAGTTATTGTATAATGTGATTTGTGTCTAATTTAAGAGAATTTTATATAGAAAATATAGCACAATAGCCAATGCAATAACAAACAAAAATTTAAAAAGTGGCAGATCAACTTATTTTAAAAAATGGGACAGTACGGTACATAATTATTCTTTGAAAGTTATTGTATAATGTGATTTGTGTCTAATTTAAGAGAACTTTATATAGAAAATATAGCACAATAGCCAATGCAATAACAAACGAAAATTTAAAAAGTGGCAGATCAACTTATTTAAAAAAATGGGGCAGCATGGCTTAGGATGGGGAGAACAAACCTCAGCAACTAGCAGCTGTTGCAGGAGCTGATCCCGCAGGCAGATTTACACGAACTGCGCCTTACCAGGGAATCTGCAACCAATGAAAGACATCAATCAATTATCTATGACACTTACAAATTTGCAATTTACAATCAGTGAAATAAACTAAACCTGAATCTGTAACCAGTGAAAGACATCAACCTTCTACACTTAAAAATTTGCAATCAGCGAGATAAATCGGCCTTTATGCGCTAAGACCTTAATGAAATCCTTAGTAATCGCATCAATGCACAGGCAGCAGCACAAGCACTATAAGCAAACACAACCTGATCGACATCACAAGAAAGATCTGCTAAATTTGAAGACAAAACAACAAGGTCTCTTAGCACGGTTGTCATCATAAAACGCTAATAATAGAGAATCGGAGTAATTAATTGCAAATCATTATCTTGGACTACGACGTGGATCCGCCTGAGGTCGTGGCAGTGATGAGCATCCATGTATATAATAGATTTTGTCCTCTTTGTGGTGAGATCAGTAGCTTTGTTTTGGCCAAAACTCGGATTGGCTTACTGAATAAGGCATTGGAAACTCAAGCAAGAACTCAAATCAGTAGTGGTGAAGCTAGAGTAAATTAGAAGGGATGGCTCTTGTAGTCTTGTCATGTGCCGCAGGGGTATATATATGGTGAGTAATTAGACAAATCATTGTTTTACCATTTTAAGGGGGTACAGTTGCACCCCCTGATCTCAATGTGGCTTGCCCCTACAAACCAGTGGCTATCGATGGTCCATAATTTCCATGGAGTTACAATCAATTTCATCTTCAAACCTAGCTATCCAAtctagtaatatatatatatatatatatatatatatatatatatatatatatatatatatatatatatatatatatatatatatatatatataaagacaaaTATTATCAAACATAATCTATTTTGGAATTTGTAACTAAATAAAGAGCAAAACATTAGTACGTCAATTTGCAACGATCTATACACGTAGGTATATTTTCTAGAAATTATATTGCACTATGACAATTTTGAAATTCCAGTAAATACCGTATATACTTATTTGCATCAGCCCAAGGTTGCTGAGGTTCCAAATAAGATGATATATCGTGAGATACTGACCATCCTACTTGTGAATTACCTAGACCAATGAATTGGTCAATAGTCAGCAGGACACAGCCGGAACGTTGGTCTCCAAAGACTCCAGCTTCTTCCTGACAGTAGCAGTTCATGGACAGCAAGAGGCAATAAAGGTGTTATGCAGGTCAAATGCCACAGCCCGCAGCAATCCAGTTCAAAAAGTGCTTTCTGGCGGAGAGAGCAGGATACGGTTTAGTACCTCTTGACGTGCTTGACCAATGGATTGGCCGCGTCTGCACCTGCAGCAATTGGGAGTTTGGGGCACAGCAAATCAGCCACAGACACTCGCGAACAGCTGAGTAGCACACACACGCGAGTAGATATGTCGACGTAGAACAGCACAGCATGGTACTTACGACTGATGGTGGTGGCGAGCCAGGCGGCGACGCCGCCCAGGGAGACGGCGCGACGGCCGACGCTTCTTTTTAGGCTAGCTTGATGAAGAGATCGGATCTCAATTCTCAACCTGTCGGCACGCGGAGGCATGCACGAACCAGACTGCTTTGGTATTGATTAAGAAGGAGCCACGCGTGGGTTCACGGGCGGGTACCCTACCGACgggtgaaaaaaaaaaacagcgccACAGAGGGTGACGGAGACGATTTCCACGGCAGGAACGCGTAAGACGTCCTGCGTAAGAGTAAGATTTTAATGTAGCCCACAATTAAGTTAATATACACCGTTAGATCTAAACATAATAAATCATCCAAGGGTCTTGATATGAGGTGGGTAAGAAATTTTAGGTGAAAAGTTGTTCTCAATTCCTTCGCTCTTTTATAATATATATTTGTATCTACTGCAGGATTGATGAGATATTGGAGAACTATAGCCTCCCTGAGTTTCCCAGGTAttaccttttttaaaaaaaaaagttaaccCTGCTTTGATTTTGTCCTCTGGGAGCCCAGTTCTCCATTTCAGAAATTACTCTTGTCCTCTTCAGGGGCCTAAAGCAGAATGTTATCATTTTCAGTTAGTCTCCCTCCATTCCAAGCATTCTGCACTCCCTGCATGCAGCTATTGTAGTAGTTATATATAATCTCCATCTTGGGATCAGGGGAATTAGGGATGTAATGAAAAGGATCTCAAATTATCTCCCAGTGAATGATTCTGATTCAAAATAGTTTATTGGTTTGATCTGTAGTTAAAGTTCTGAAAAATCTCTTCCTTGCTAACCCTGAAATTAATGTCACATGCTATGTTCTCAAGAATATCGTCAACAAAATTGAAGACAGCGAAAGTATTAAAGTTAGCAGTTTGCGTACCTGTAGTTCCAAGGTTTATGGAATTAGAAGTCCTTATGACTTT
This region includes:
- the LOC136495808 gene encoding uncharacterized protein — translated: MSQKRSRKPKLVYEDTSEIDIEALGVSSFLIATDFLPEYAVKEQLPGFFLPLEKSLNVYIDNLRFGASMLQKFHNFITAHPALKAFLVRLAVIDDIYTAHQSISRITKRLLQQILNCDMRDWRTPVMSPKVTTAACHVHKVVYQHHINKGTAANEEKSDVKESAEEKGDEDEEPFPPTLEGGMIYLRHVRQHGAKGGMDEMVGAQQLKKLSDLDLLNAHVFEDVLPTILEQLILYADDFIEEYGPEAFDELSRW